The sequence below is a genomic window from Deltaproteobacteria bacterium.
AAGGCGTTTTATGACCGGCCATGGGACAATGAGGGGTTGAGGATTGACCGAAGGCTGGAATATGGGGATTGTGAAATTTTGGGATTGGGGGCTTGGGAGTAAAAATGAATTTTAAACAACTCGCTGAGAATCTCGGACTGGAAGAGGATGAATATCTGGAGTTGGCCCGGCGCCTCATTCAAACCTGCAGATCGGACCTAACGAGAATTGAATCTGCCGCAAGAGACAGGAATGCAGGTGACATAGCGGGCTGGCCTCATTCCATAAAAGGGGCTGCGGGCAATCTCGGCCTGATGGAGATCCACGATCTGGCCGCACAAGGTGAACAGATTGTTCGAGACAATACCCTGGATCAGGTCCCCGGTTGTTTTGGGGCTGGAAACAGGGGTGAATTCCCTGGCAGTAATCGCGGGTATTTAAGGGAAGCCATTATCCGTCGTCATCCGTCTTCACCATGCGATCCATCCCATGACAACGATTGAAACCATATTCTTAGGCATTATCCAGGGTCTGACCGAATTTCTGCCTGTCAGCAGTTCGGGGCACCTGGTGGTAGGCAAGAATCTCCTTGGATTCAGGGAGCCCGAACTCCTGCTGGACACCGCCCTCCATTTCGGGACACTGGTGGCCGTGTGCATCTATTTTCGTTCGGACCTCCGGCAGATGATCCAAGCGGTGTGGCAATGGATCTTCAGAAGGGAACCTCCCCGCTCCGGATCCGGTCTTCACGCCAATCTCGCCCTTATGGTGATCGTCGGATCGATTCCCACCGCCATCATAGGCCTTGTATTCAAGGACCCCCTCGAACGCCTCTTCGGGTCGGTGACAACCGTCGGGGTGATGCTGGTGGTCACAGGAATCATTGTGGCCATTACCCGTTTCATTCCCGAGGCCCATGGAAAACGGGATCGCGTAAGCGTTCTCATTGCCCTGGCCATCGGCCTGGCCCAGGGCCTGGCCATCGTGCCGGGGATCTCCCGTTCAGGGGCAACCATCGTATGTGCCCTCCTCCTGGGGCTGAACAGAGACCTGGCCGGCCGCTTTTCCTTCCTCCTCTGCTTACCGGCGATTACAGGGGCGCTCCTCCTCCAGTTGGACATGGCTGCCGTCACCCGGGTGGGAGCCGTCCCGCTCATGGTGGGATTTCTGGTTTC
It includes:
- a CDS encoding Hpt domain-containing protein encodes the protein MNFKQLAENLGLEEDEYLELARRLIQTCRSDLTRIESAARDRNAGDIAGWPHSIKGAAGNLGLMEIHDLAAQGEQIVRDNTLDQVPGCFGAGNRGEFPGSNRGYLREAIIRRHPSSPCDPSHDND
- a CDS encoding undecaprenyl-diphosphate phosphatase translates to MTTIETIFLGIIQGLTEFLPVSSSGHLVVGKNLLGFREPELLLDTALHFGTLVAVCIYFRSDLRQMIQAVWQWIFRREPPRSGSGLHANLALMVIVGSIPTAIIGLVFKDPLERLFGSVTTVGVMLVVTGIIVAITRFIPEAHGKRDRVSVLIALAIGLAQGLAIVPGISRSGATIVCALLLGLNRDLAGRFSFLLCLPAITGALLLQLDMAAVTRVGAVPLMVGFLVSAVVGFLALKLLMGMVRRGHFYYFAPYCWAIGILTIVFA